The Geminocystis sp. NIES-3708 genomic sequence AGCAATACTGGTTTGTACTCGGCGCTGAATTTCTTGTTGATAATATCCCTGATCCCATTGATAACGGGTAGGACCAAATAATTCCACAGGAGTAGTTGCGTTACCATACCACATTGTTCCAGCGACAACAAAAGCCGCAAAGAACACAGCAGCGATACTGCTAGAGAGAACAGTTTCGATGTTACCCATACGAAGAGCTTTATAAAGTCTTTCGGGAGGACGAACACTGAGGTGAAATAAACCTGCAATAATACCAACAATACCAGCTGCGATATGGTGAGCTACTACACCCCCAGGGTTAAAAGGGTTAAAACCAGCAGGACCCCATTCAGGAGCTACGGGTTGAACGTGTCCAGTTAAACCATAAGGATCTGATACCCACATTCCAGGTCCCCATAATCCAGTCAGGTGGAATGCACCAAAACCGAAACAGAGTAAGCCTGATAAGAATAAATGAATACCGAACATTTTAGGTAAATCCAGAGCAGGTTCACCAGTGCGAGAATCGGTAAATAGTTCCAAATCCCAGAATACCCAGTGCCATACAGCCGCTAAAAAGAGTAATCCAGAGAGTACGATGTGAGCGATCGCAACACCTTCAAAGGACCAAAAACCAGGATCAACTCCTGTTTCACCGGTGATACTCCAACCACCCCAAGATCCAGTTACCCCTAAACGTGCCATGAAGGGGAGAACAAACATCCCTTGTCTCCACATGGGATTTAAAACAGCATCACTAGGATCAAAAACAGCTAATTCATATAAAGCCATTGATCCTGCCCAACCTGCCACTAATGCAGTGTGCATTAAGTGTACAGCAATTAAACGACCTGGATCGTTAATTACCACTGTGTGTACTCTATACCAAGGTAGTCCCATTGACTACGCTCCTCCTATTAATGTGATTTTTACTAAATTCGGAATAGATCTAGTTTACTATAACCTTTCAGGGTTTTGCTTCTCAAAATTGTTTTTTGATAGAGTGTCCCTATGATCTTAATTTTATGTTAAAAATTCTATCTTTTCT encodes the following:
- the psbB gene encoding photosystem II chlorophyll-binding protein CP47; protein product: MGLPWYRVHTVVINDPGRLIAVHLMHTALVAGWAGSMALYELAVFDPSDAVLNPMWRQGMFVLPFMARLGVTGSWGGWSITGETGVDPGFWSFEGVAIAHIVLSGLLFLAAVWHWVFWDLELFTDSRTGEPALDLPKMFGIHLFLSGLLCFGFGAFHLTGLWGPGMWVSDPYGLTGHVQPVAPEWGPAGFNPFNPGGVVAHHIAAGIVGIIAGLFHLSVRPPERLYKALRMGNIETVLSSSIAAVFFAAFVVAGTMWYGNATTPVELFGPTRYQWDQGYYQQEIQRRVQTSIANGATPVEAWEAIPEKLAFYDYVGNSPAKGGLFRTGAMNKGDGIAQGWLGHPEFKDKEGRVLNLRRLPNFFETFPIVLTDADGVVRADIPFRRAESALSIEQTGVTVTFLGGDLDGKTFTDPLDVKRYARKAQLGEPFAFDTETLNSDGVFRTSTRGWFAFGHACFALLFFFGHIWHGARTLFRDVFAGIDPDLDPDQVEWGLFAKVGDKSTRRAESA